One Filimonas effusa genomic window carries:
- a CDS encoding PorP/SprF family type IX secretion system membrane protein: MKKITKLLILWSAIAAGLAAKAQVDPHFSQYYAYPLWLNPALAGAIDGDYRVSANYRSQWNNISNPFSTIGVSADFVTPKNINIGVNVLNQKAGDAGYNYLNAYASVAYTGIKFGAQGYQRLVVGLQGGVLSRRFDPAKFQFGDQWNPITGYNPSNMSGEALSRNSSNVFDAGAGILYFDGDPNKSLNPFIGVSAFHLTQPDDPFVFGRKERLPIRYAVHGGLRFILSEQITLTPNALFMRQNNSDEKMVGAYAQIKANTFTDFLIGANYRFDDAVTPFLGFHYQNMVLGFSYDANTSRLGNLARSSNAFEISLSFIGRKSRAFPDMNFICPRL, from the coding sequence ATGAAAAAGATAACTAAGTTGTTGATACTATGGAGTGCAATAGCGGCCGGTCTGGCTGCAAAAGCACAGGTCGACCCGCATTTCTCTCAATATTATGCATATCCACTCTGGCTTAACCCCGCACTCGCAGGCGCTATCGACGGCGACTACCGTGTTTCTGCCAACTACAGAAGCCAGTGGAACAACATCTCCAACCCATTCAGCACTATTGGAGTTTCTGCCGATTTCGTAACGCCCAAGAACATTAATATAGGCGTTAACGTCTTAAACCAGAAAGCAGGCGATGCCGGCTATAACTATCTCAATGCATACGCCTCCGTAGCCTACACCGGCATCAAGTTCGGCGCACAGGGCTACCAGCGCCTCGTAGTAGGCCTCCAGGGTGGCGTCCTCAGCCGCCGCTTCGATCCCGCTAAATTCCAGTTCGGAGACCAGTGGAACCCTATCACAGGTTATAACCCAAGCAATATGAGCGGCGAAGCATTAAGCCGTAACTCCTCAAACGTATTCGACGCCGGAGCAGGTATCCTCTACTTCGATGGAGACCCGAATAAATCCCTGAACCCCTTTATCGGTGTGTCAGCATTTCACCTTACCCAACCCGATGACCCGTTTGTTTTCGGCAGAAAAGAAAGACTGCCCATCCGTTATGCCGTACATGGCGGATTGCGCTTCATCTTGTCCGAACAAATCACCCTTACTCCCAACGCATTGTTCATGCGCCAGAATAACTCCGATGAAAAAATGGTCGGAGCCTACGCACAAATCAAAGCCAACACCTTTACCGACTTCCTCATCGGTGCCAACTACCGCTTCGATGATGCCGTTACACCATTCCTGGGCTTCCACTACCAGAACATGGTCCTAGGCTTCAGCTACGATGCCAATACATCACGACTCGGTAACCTGGCACGCTCCAGCAATGCATTCGAGATCTCTCTTTCCTTCATAGGAAGAAAGTCAAGGGCATTCCCCGATATGAACTTTATATGCCCACGCTTGTAA